The sequence below is a genomic window from Dermacentor andersoni chromosome 6, qqDerAnde1_hic_scaffold, whole genome shotgun sequence.
ttcgacaaggagaCTTGTCCGCGTCACTACTAAGACCAGTGCCATTTTCCAAACGTCGTCTCCAGGAAGATACATTCCATCGTTCAACCACTATTGATCACTCCAGATTACATAAAACGTACTTTACGAATAGAACACATATTTAATTTTAGTATAACTTTAAGGTTTACTTTGATGTCTTTTTGAGGATGCTCTTCCTAACTCATGCAGTGCGAGGTCTTCCTTTGAGGCCGTCGTTGCTGCTCGCTGTGACGTCCCTCGTGTTGCTGCTGCTTGCGATGGCCGTGGAAGCTCGCAGTAGTAAGATGCAGTGGCCGCGTTTCACGTACTGCATCACCAGGCGCGCGGGCCCAGTGCTGGCGACGCCCAGCGGAAGCTGCGCCTCCCGCAAGATGCTGGGGCAGTTCCGCACCATGAATCGCGTCAACTGCAAAAACTGCGACAAGTATGAACCGgcacgcttcttcttcttcttttttttttttttttttttgtggcaataATGTCTCGTTTTCTTCAGCGACATTGTGGCAGGTTAGTTGGACATCTGTCCTACGTACATCCCCAGTGCACTGTTTTTGGAATTGGCCACCGTCATGTCAACGAAGTCGTGCCGCATTATTGTCGTTGCCGTTGTCGACAAGCCGCTATCGTCGCACTCCTCAAGGCGTTAAGGTTGCCAGAATGAAGACTTTCCTTATGCAATGAACGCAATGAACAGAGGAGTTCAGTATTTCGGTAACAAGTACAGTGGCGTATCCACATTCTTTaggggggaaggagggggggggggggttaagggGGCCCTTTGCCGAAGTAAATTTCAGCGTCTTGAGTAATTGTGCAGAAAGCGCGATGGAAATATCACACAGTGAAAATTGGACTGTCTTTCCTATACACACATGCGCAATAAATTTTCTTTGAGATCGTCTTGCTCGTAGCGTGCGAAGCACGGCTAAATGTTGCGTTTGTTGTGAAATAGCATCGGCACTGGATACTTGGGCTCAGCATGCTGTCCTGTGCCAGCAAGAAAACCTCAGGACGGCTGACTCAATTTTCGTTACTTTTCTTTAAGTCGTATCCGCCGTGCTGCCTCCGTGGCTATGGCCCTCTGCTGCTGAtaacgaggtcgtgggttcattTGCCGCTCCCCTGAGGCTGTATTTCGacagatgtgaaaaaaaaaagaaaacgctcatgtgcttagctttaggtgcacgttaaagcacacgaggtggtcaaaattaatcggaagCGCTTGACTACGGTGCATCTCATAGCTCACTGTGaatttttttaacgctttcctctctgtcatctttctaacccttATCTCCcatccccggtgtagggtagcaaaccggagactgatatctggttaacatccctgtctttcctcttcatctctctctctctctctctctctctctctgcacgttagacccccacaatttaattttcattTAATCTTTTAGTACAGAAGAGCCAGACGTTCTCTCGTTATTCTGCTGATGTCGCAGGTACTTCCACTGCATGGCCAACTGGCTGGCGACGCGGAAGTGCCGGGGACGCTTCAACTTGCGCGTGGCCAAAGCAATCAGCTACTGCCGGGAGTACTCCCAACCTGGAAACCCAGCTGACAGGCGCGGAGACGAGGAGGCTAACCGATATGGCCGGGGGGGTGGAAACTGCGGAGCACGCTACTTGCGCCGACACAAATGTGCCTACAACCCAAGAACGGGGAAATGCAAGTGGTGAGGGCAGAAGGTACGAGCCGCACCTACTGAAACTGCCGATTGCAGTGTCTCCAAAGAGGCATGTCTATGCCAAAACCGTCTGTATCTGTAGTGCAGAATAAAATCCAAAGAAACGACAAAGGGAGAGAGAACATTTAATTAAGAAATATCAAAGAGGTATAGGGCCGAGAATAACTCGTCTAGCCTGCTACTGTGCTACTGCCAACCAGAGAAAGTATAGGGAACGAAGTTAAGTCTTGCAAGTGGTCACGAAGTGGACAGAGTTCGTGAATAAACACGACGATCTCTCGGTTGGAGCTAACACAGCCCTGAGCGGCGCAGGAATGCGCCGTTCAGATATATGTAGTATGCAACCTAAGAGGGTGCACCACTTACCGCTCATCGCAAGAGCTCTCCACGATTTGTCACAAAATGTTCGGGCCACCCCCCCTTCGCCTGCccgccacgcgacgtcacgaaaacagcgatagcttcccatccgatatgacgtgtacgccctgattatgcacgatttgaccgaacaaaagaaatatagtttttgtgattcgacgccttttcgtcatttgccctcggctattggtcaagagttttcgggctgcgcccgcttcgcctgtttgtcacgcgccgtcacaaaaccgtgaaaactcaccgcgtcagggTGACGTggacgcgttaaaggtgcattcatatgccgaacaaaaggtggatttttttttttttttttgaaaggccAGAGACTGcaccgttccgaaagaaatagaagatggctgcccgccgatcgctcaggcactggctattcgcacctgccagagagcatggatttatttgcgtataataaaggcttttgcgtggcagtataacgttagcGAGCCCTTTCggtacgtatacgacatcgctctgccaactcttctttgctgagggtcagttttagtgGCATTCTTAACTTCCCGCTGCACGCCGCCACGGTTTTTGACCACCCAGCGCAAGCAAAGTAAGCGGAAgaggaccaatcacagacgccggcatcaCTCTCCtaatccggttatctattttcactgcgctagctcggctccatcgaaacgctctccacttgagcgtgttcctcaCCTTTTGACAGCCAGTAAGATAAGAAacaccgctcaatgtaggcaatattattcggtttgaaagcaaacaaaagtgaccatgcactataaacgaggagagcactCGATTGGGGTGTTCAGAGAACGCTGCTGGTCACCGCTCGAtggcttgcatcggcggttacgccaACTTGACggcaggagattggaataaaagcagattggaataggtttacgctatagggccctaGGTCAGAGTCTTTTCGAGTCCCGTCTGTGAACACAGCAGTCACATTCTCAGTTTGTTCACCAAGAGAAAAGAGTTTTGACGCGAAACTTGCTGGCACGATTTCGTCTGCACAATACGTAGTGCCACTTCATCTCAGAGACCATAGTTCTGCAtactgggccggtattttgtagcgatgccttttccgattctatgctttttcagacttttcgcgcttggccagaggtcagagcgacggtctgcccacattatcaacgggatcaggcggccgtgtgtggtggatgataagaatagcatagaataaggcataaggcattgctacaaaatagcggccctgcaGTCGTCACCACTAGCTGTCAGTATAAGGGACACCTGTTTCCGTGAGTTTAATGCGTCGCAGAAGCAGAGTTCGTCGTGCTGCATAAAAATTTCGGCGTCAATGCTTTCACAGAGTTTACCGAGGAAGCTATACGAGGGAAAGGGACAACACACAATTGCAGAAGTTTCGTCATGATTCCACCTGCTCCATTACCGCGTTCTCAGAAATGATGACGGAATACACGGTAGTTTCGAATGAACTAACAACTGTAATGCAGCGACAACTGCATGTATGATAgcccagatcaagaaagaaagagaaagcaagcaCATCTTATTGTCTAGTCTGTGGGCGATAGAGCCTCTGAGACACGTGACCGCGTGTGCGTCAGAGTTGCGTGACAAAGCTCAGTAAGTATAGCATAGTACACAGGCGACTGGTTTCACACCATCATCCTAGACCGTGTGCAGTCCCCGCAGCGTGGCAAATTGAGTCATCTTGTAGGCCTTCATCTTTACCCTCAATGTTTAAACACGAGACAGGCGGACACCTTCATAAAGTCGCACATATATAATTACGAAGTCGACCTTGGCGGGCAGAGGGCTGCACCGCCCCTTCACGCTAACGATGCCGCTGCGCTTAAATAACTGCCCTCGATGAACCCAGCCCTATAATTTTAGTCAGACACTCCTAGCGCCTACCTCAAGGCAGTGGAGGGGTATTTATCACGCCACTCATCAACTCGAGAATAGCTGTTAAACGTTGTAGCAACGTAAATCCTGTGTAATTCACACATTTTGGTCTCTGGGTGACGAAGACCTTCATTATGTGGCAGTCGGCTTAGTTCAAGAAAGGTGCCGGGTCGAGACAAGTTCGTAGATTCAGTGGCAAGCAGTACCTGTCGGTGTTCGGGCTTCTTAGAGTTCTGTAGAAGAAAACGGTGTCTAAATCCCCATTAGTAATGTAACGTAGTAGCTGTAAAGTCTTGCTTTCCGAATTTCAATTCGCTTTTTCCGAAGACGACCTCGATGTTACAGTACGGGTCAGTAAGGCCCCCCAGCGTACTCCCTGGGAGCACATGAGAGCGATGCACACGGAAGTGCGCTAGGGCCATCTGCCATGGGCGTTATAGCGCTCGGAAATGCATTAGACCGCTGCCTCTAAACGACTCATTGAATTGCGATGAAGTGCAGTGGAACACTAAGACGTGGACAGAAGAAGGAACGACAGACAGCAGACAGTGTCGATGTCCTCGTGTGGAGCTATAGACTTCACATTCGTTCAGTATGACGGGCCAAGTCCCCATTGCCACCCTCGTCGCCACGAGTAGCTTGGAGCATGCGCTTCCGGGGGAACTGGTTACAGCTGCTAGTGTTCATTACTCTAGAGTAGGCTTTGACGGCTGTTATATATCAACGACTCTGCCCAAGAAGCAGGCGAGAATGAGTCTTCGTCACAGCCACAAAGGGGTGTTGTCTTATCTCATCGCGCAGGTTATGCGACGTCGGGACCTGTGAGGGGCGAGTACTTTGCCTCTTTGTCAACGCTGTAAACAGGCAAGTCGAAGTTGGCGTAGCCCGTACGGCGTGAGCCATCGGAGACGTTTAGGTATATTCGGTGACCCCAAGAATGTAGTGGCAAATACACTTCTGAAAGACTCGTAAAGATATAGATGCGCCAACCGATTACGTTTGCTCATTTTTTCGTGACGTCCCGGCAATGACGCAATCTTTTTCAATATAGGCGTTTCTTAGGAACTAGGTTTTAGAGCGAGAAGGCCCTGAAGCAATGAGCAGTGCGAGGTTCTGAGTCGGGGCTTGTGCTGAATTCCTCGAAAGTCATGCTGAGACACAACCTTATGAAGCGCCATGACTGCGTCTGTCAAGGAGCAATGGTGCCTTTCGCCCC
It includes:
- the LOC126522655 gene encoding uncharacterized protein; this translates as MLRGLPLRPSLLLAVTSLVLLLLAMAVEARSSKMQWPRFTYCITRRAGPVLATPSGSCASRKMLGQFRTMNRVNCKNCDKYFHCMANWLATRKCRGRFNLRVAKAISYCREYSQPGNPADRRGDEEANRYGRGGGNCGARYLRRHKCAYNPRTGKCKW